GTGTTGGCGGCCTGGGCGCCCAACGGCCCAGCGGCCTGGCAGCTCATCCGCAACGGCCGACCCGACGGCGCGGCCGCGTCACCGGCAGCGACGATACGGTCGTCGTCGATGCAGGTCAGCGCCTCGTCGGTGAGCAGCCGGCCGGCCTCGTCGGTGCGCAGTCCGCTGCGAGCGGCCAGGTCGGGCACGGCGAACCCGGCCGTCCATACCGTCGCCATGCTGGGCAGTACCGTGCCGTCGCTGAGCACCACGCTGTCCCAGCGCACCTCGGTGGCGGTGACGAATTCCGCCACGACCACACCGCGTGCGCGCAGCTGCTTGCGCACCGAACGCCGGCCGCGCTTGCTCAGCGATGCCCCGAACGGGCCGCCGCACACCAGCGTCACCGGGCGGCCCCGTTCGGCGAGTTCGGACGCCGTTTCGATGCCGGTCAGTCCGCCGCCCACCACGGTGACGGGAGCACCCAGCGGCAGGTCAGTGAGTGCGTAATGCAGTCGCTGCGCGCTTTCCAGATCGCAGATCCCATAGGCGAACTCGGCCGCGCCCGGCACCGAATGCGGCATCGCGCCGATGCTGCCCACGGCGTAGATCAAGTAGTCGTAGTCGAGCTCGGCGCCGGAGGTCAGCACCAGGCGACGGGCGGTGGCGTCGATCCGGTCGACGGCGTCGACGACAAGCTGGATGCCCTCGCCGAGCAGGGTGGCGTAGTCGGCGGTCGCGGCGCCGGTGTCGGCGACCAGCTGGTGCAGCCGAATTCGTTCGACGAAGACGGGGCGGGGATTCACCACGGTGATATCGACATCGGGCCGCTGGCGCAGCCGATTGGCCGCCAAGGTGCCGGCGTATCCAGCGCCGACGACCACGACGTGGGTGTTGTTGGTCATTGCTGTCTCCTCTTCTCGCGGGGCGTGTGCCCTTGAGACACCGGAGAGCGGCCAGGCGTGACATTACCCGGCGCGACTGTGAGCTGGATCACGACCCATCCTCGGTCGGTCCCGGCACCGGCCCACGAAGCGGGGCCAGCGCTACCGCTCGACGCCCACGGGAAGGAAGGCGAAATTGTTGACGTAGACGCCGCGGGCCACCCAGTCATCCTCGGCCCGACCCGCGTTAGCCGGATCCTGGTGCACGGCCGGGTCGAATTCCGATATCGGACGTCGATCCCCATCGAGTTCGAAGTAACCCGCGTAGCCGAGTCCGGTCAGCAACTCGGTGGCCTCGGCGACGGCATCGGGATGGTGGCGATTTTCGGCTTCGAGCAGGATTGCCGGTCGATTGCGCGACAGCGTGTCCGCGGCGCCACGCAGCACAGCTAGTTCGTGGCCTTCCACGTCGATCTTGATGAGGCCGACGTCATCCAAAGCGAGATCGTCGAGTCTTTTGACCGGGACGTCGGTGTGGCGGATGTTGCCGTGGTTGACGTCGGTGAGTGAGTTGGCGGAGTCGATAGTGCTCCGGCCCGGCTCGGACTCGACGACCCGCATCGACACAACTCCGGTCCGGTCCGATAACGCCACAGCTTCCACCTGGACGGCGGCGCCCACCGCACGGAACATCGCCGTCAACTCGCGGGCCTGGGTCGGTCGTGGTTCGAACGCGATCACCGATCGCGAGGCCGCCAACATGGCAATTGTGAACTGGCCGACGTCGGCGCCGACATCCACGGAAACCCGGTTGGGATCGCACATGGACCGAGCCAACCGCAGGTCGGCGCGGGACTGGCCCAGCCGTTCCAAAATGCGGTATTTCCGACGCCAGAAGAACCGAGGTGCGACCTTTTTCGCCGCAGGGGCAAGGCGGCGTTTAGCCGAACTTGCCCCAGACACTATGTTGTCTCCTGCCTGAATTAACGGAGCCATCAGCCTAGTTGATGGCCGGTGTGCCGGCTGCTACCTAGCCAGCCCACCAAGCATTGCCATACGGCGGGATCTAGCGTTGGTCGTGATGATGGGAACATGCAGCAAGTTCGGCTTGGTCGCTGTGGGGTGTACAGCGTTGTTGTTGAATGGCTGCGCCAAACACAGCGATCCCGGTCCGTTGTCCGCCATAGTCAGCCCCGCCATCCCGCCCAGTGCCCAGGAAATCCCCAACCCGTTGCGGGGCCAGTACGAGGATCTGCTGAATCCGCTTTTCCCGCAAGGGAATCCGGCCCAGCAGCGGTATCCGGCGTGGCCGGCGTCCTACGACGCCAGCGTGCGTATCTCGTGGCGACAATTGCAGCCCACCGACCCCGCAACGCTACCTGGGGACTCGCCTGACGATCGCAGGTTCGACTTCAGCGCCATCGACGACACCCTCAACAAGCTGGCCAGCCGGAACATGCGGCTCAGCTTGCGCATCGTCACGTACAACTCCGACCCGCACGACACGACGATCGCGATCCCGGACTGGATGCGGCCGGCGTCGGCCAGCTACCCGGCGGTACCGAATAATCCCGGGGCGACCCAAGTCGTGCCGAACTGGGACGACCCGCGCTACCTGGACGCTTTCGGCCGGTTGCTGGCGGCGCTGGGCCGCCGGTACGACAGCGACGAACGGCTCAGCGTCTTCGAGTTCTCCGGCTATAACCAGTTTCGCGATCAAAGCATCAGTGCCGACTCGATCCGGCGACTGGTGACGGCCAATGTCGAGGCCTTCCCGCATACCCAACTCGTGGTGGCGCCGCAGAACCCGGAGATCGTGCGAGCGCTGCTCGCCGACGACGTGACGAAAAGGTTGTCCGCCCCGGTGGGCATCCGCGCCGACTGCCTCGGCGCCCAATCGCCGTTACCGGGCTGGGCGGAATCCGGAGACTCCCAGTACGTCCGGAACAACGACGCGGTGGTCAACGCGCTCAAACAGCGACTGGCCTCGGCGCCGGTGATCACCGAATGGTGCCCGTTGCCCTCGGGAACCGACCTGAAGTCCTACTACGAACGTGGGCTGCACGACGTCGTCCGCTACCACGTGTCGATGACGGCGAGTGCCAACTTCCCGGACCGGGACTCGACCGCGGCGATGGACCCCAAGTTGTATGCGCTGTGGGCCCAGGCCAACACTGCTGCCGGGTACCGATATTCGGTGCAGGCGCGGCCGGGATCGCAGTCGATTCAGGG
This Mycobacterium simiae DNA region includes the following protein-coding sequences:
- a CDS encoding copper resistance CopC family protein, encoding MMGTCSKFGLVAVGCTALLLNGCAKHSDPGPLSAIVSPAIPPSAQEIPNPLRGQYEDLLNPLFPQGNPAQQRYPAWPASYDASVRISWRQLQPTDPATLPGDSPDDRRFDFSAIDDTLNKLASRNMRLSLRIVTYNSDPHDTTIAIPDWMRPASASYPAVPNNPGATQVVPNWDDPRYLDAFGRLLAALGRRYDSDERLSVFEFSGYNQFRDQSISADSIRRLVTANVEAFPHTQLVVAPQNPEIVRALLADDVTKRLSAPVGIRADCLGAQSPLPGWAESGDSQYVRNNDAVVNALKQRLASAPVITEWCPLPSGTDLKSYYERGLHDVVRYHVSMTASANFPDRDSTAAMDPKLYALWAQANTAAGYRYSVQARPGSQSIQGKVASISVEWTNYGSAGTTEQWTPGYKLVDASGAVVRTLPATVNLKTLVHDDSSPSREEAVPTTFSETVHVDLAGLAPGHYTLRATVDWQQHKSGASHVVNYGPMALARDGRDGSGAYPIATLDIPRSSLAATGG
- a CDS encoding NAD(P)/FAD-dependent oxidoreductase, which codes for MTNNTHVVVVGAGYAGTLAANRLRQRPDVDITVVNPRPVFVERIRLHQLVADTGAATADYATLLGEGIQLVVDAVDRIDATARRLVLTSGAELDYDYLIYAVGSIGAMPHSVPGAAEFAYGICDLESAQRLHYALTDLPLGAPVTVVGGGLTGIETASELAERGRPVTLVCGGPFGASLSKRGRRSVRKQLRARGVVVAEFVTATEVRWDSVVLSDGTVLPSMATVWTAGFAVPDLAARSGLRTDEAGRLLTDEALTCIDDDRIVAAGDAAAPSGRPLRMSCQAAGPLGAQAANTVLARIAGQDPAPLDQAFVGQCISIGRSGGTLQFAHTDDTPVNLALGGRVTAAIKERICRGTLWAIRREAAKPGSYFWLKGGQRPAQPADRQVAVP
- a CDS encoding FkbM family methyltransferase, whose protein sequence is MSGASSAKRRLAPAAKKVAPRFFWRRKYRILERLGQSRADLRLARSMCDPNRVSVDVGADVGQFTIAMLAASRSVIAFEPRPTQARELTAMFRAVGAAVQVEAVALSDRTGVVSMRVVESEPGRSTIDSANSLTDVNHGNIRHTDVPVKRLDDLALDDVGLIKIDVEGHELAVLRGAADTLSRNRPAILLEAENRHHPDAVAEATELLTGLGYAGYFELDGDRRPISEFDPAVHQDPANAGRAEDDWVARGVYVNNFAFLPVGVER